A window of Solanum stenotomum isolate F172 chromosome 9, ASM1918654v1, whole genome shotgun sequence genomic DNA:
TTGAAGAAATgggtctttttatatatatatatatatgcaacaCTAATTTGTATTATTGCCCTTCAGCTTTAGCAGGTCTACATGATCTGAAACCACGACGGGTTACCTATTATGTTTTTTTGGGCTTGTCCTCTGCAAAGCAACAATACATTGTATTGTATTAGAATCAAAACGACGTATCCAACAAAGCAATAGTTAATTAATCAACATCATGAAGTCAAATAAAATCGAGCAAGTGGTAACTAACCATTATAAAGGTGCATATTGTACCCCGTATGGATGACACAAGGAAAAACAGAGAAAATGTTCAAGAAAATAAAGGTTTTGTATCCAGTTGACATACACATACATGACAGACTTGTTTCATTTGTTGTTCCATCTAACATGTCGTAAAAGATGAGGAAAACCAAGTGTGCAGCTATCCGATCTTTTCAAACTCTTACTTGGATGCTATTTCTCACCTTAGATTTCCTAATCAGTTCGTTGTCTGAGTCTCTGAGATGAGCAGTGGCACGACTTATATGTAAACTTGAACAAGAATATGGACGATGTTTTCTTCTAGTTCCAGAGGCTCAAGACATGTACATCTTACTTCAATACACTTAACGCTTCCTCATAATTATGGAGTTTTTTGCTACTTATAAAGTTTGCATGTCATTCTATGTGTGCGTGTGTGCCTAACTAAAAATCAGTAATGAATTCATAACACTCCAAAACAAGTTTTCGCCATATTCTGCTTTAATTCATGCTTTCTGTATTTTGCGAAGTGTTTCAGTATCCAAAGAATTGTATATCCCAACTAAAAGTTACATTTGACAAGACCAAAAATGGTTAAccagttattttatttaactgCAGAAGAAGTGCTCAAGAACTGAACAAAAGCAAAGCAGAAGAGAATAGAATAACAGTGACAATAACAGATATTATCAGTTAAAACGGACACCAAAAGAGTGTATAAATCAAAGATCATGAGCTTCCATATAGTAATTTCACGAAGAGAATACAACTCACGTATAGCCTCTGGATCTATATGCACAAAGAAGCTTGCAGCGACTATCAAATAGCAGAGAAGGAGCATCAGTCCCTTAAAGTAATTGGAAGTTCCGTCCTGCAGAAAGAGGAAATGTTAACATGAAAACTAATGGTCAACAACAGGAAGCCTTGTAAACTAAATTTCAACCAGAACCCCGGGAGTGAAGCAAAGAACAAAGGATTGAGGAGGAAAAGGAGACATGACATTACTTTAACTGGATCAAGCTCCGACTTCAACTTGCAGAGCTTTCAACTTTTAGAAGAAATACATTGGTTTATGTTGTAATTTTCAAGCAGTTTGGAAAGACGAGAAAGTTTTCATTTTCCCCAACCTCAACCTCTAAATTAAAAGATGAGATAGAAGCCAACAAGACAAAAGTAATACTCAGAGAAATGGGAAAAAAGTAGAACCAGAAAGACTTATGAATTATCTAGTTTAAGAGCATACCTGCAGCATGAATGCTACTACGAGGACACTCATGAAAAGCGTGGCCGTTTCGAACAACTGAAAGTTCAAATCCATAGGACGACCCATAATCCATCCAACCACCACGCAAAAGGGGATCTGCATCAAAGTAAAGGTTAAAAGAGGaataaacttgcaagaaaaaataTCAGTGGAAGTTATTATGTGATGGTCCAGGAAGTAAAGGCGGATAAAATATGAGATTGTGCATCTATATTCAGTTACAGCTAATGCCTAATGGTAGAGTCTTCCCAGCTAATGCCTAATGGTAGAGTCTTCCTGAATGAGACGTCCAATCTGAAGCTATTCAAGTTACTTCTTAAAGTTTCTCTTTGATGTAATTAACATGCATAAACATTTTGAAGTACCTACCCCAAACATGGCAATCTGTGTTGATGAGCCTATTGCCACTCCCAAAGAGATGTCCTGTAACGGCACCAGGTATGtgaagaaaaaggatggtaAACCATAgttttaatacaaagaaaagaTAGGAGAACGTACAAGCTTGTCTTTGACTGCAAACATGACAGCACCAGCATGTTCAGCTGCATTTCCAACAATCGGGAGCAGTATGACACTTATAAATGCCACAGGAATACTCATAGCAACCGATGCCCCCTGAAAACATAGCGTAATTTGTTGGCAGAGAAACTCAAAAGGcaatattttttagtttgtttaggCTACTTATATATGTCAAAGATAGAGAACACAGACTAGAAACGATTCTCAAGTTATTGATAATTATATGATTCTATTAATAGAATGCCAAAGTATGGAAATCGGAAAATGAGAATAAATAGCAGGACAAAGAAATTACCTCTATGGCATTAACCAGGTATTCTGACAAGACTGCGATCCATAGTGTCAAAATCGAAAGCCATATAATTGACCCCCATTTTGATATCTCGGGGGCTTCTTCCTCTTCTAGGCTCTCGTCATTCTCACCCTCTTCCTGAATTTTATTAAACTTTTAGGGAATCTGAGCAAACTCAATGGAAGAGTAATGTAGCTAATAAATGTATTGATCAGCCTAGCCTGTGTGGGATAAAGGATGGTTTGAAGAGGGAACTTAACAATTGTAGGACCTTTTGGTTTCCTCATTGATAGAATGTTCAGAAGACTGCATAATATTCCATATCATCATTTTATATGCAGATACAGTTCATTGGTCGAGTGTTTAAGgcagaaaagagaaaataagaagGAATCCAGTATCTGCTTCTCCAAATTTATTGGGAGCTtagaaacaaaaagaattatCTCAGGCAAGTGAGGAAATTTTGACTTTCAGATTACCAGATGCATTGGCTACTCTTACGGAAATACTATCAGAAAATTCGACAGGAGAAGTAAGGCTTAAGCGATTCTAATgaccaaaactttttattttccagTTTCAACAACCAGTTCTGTATCTAGTGTCAGCAACATTATACACAAAAAAGTGCAGTGAGAATAAAGATCCCCAACCTCAGCAAGAGGCATGTAAAGACTATTCTGACTAGTCAGCTGATAAAACAGGTATGCACCATATGCTACAAGCATTACGCAGCTGCTAAACCGGGAAAGTGCCAGTTCTGACTTCCCAAAATGCAACTCGGTGTGTGTAAAATGGAGGACAGCAGGGAACAGTAGGCCCATCACTGCCATCAGAAGCAACCCTGAATTCATCACTGCATTTCCCTGACAACGAAAACTCTGAGAATGTCATGACTAGCTATCGTGGTCGTGAGATACAATTTGAACTAAACTGATATTGATTTTCGGGTCATATAGATATGGTAGCATAATGATATAATCTACCTTGTCAAAAAGCTGGTCCTTAGTGGAATGAGCAATTCCACCGGCAAAAAATGCACATCCAAGCACTAGTAACGTATTCGACAGTATTGATCCTAATAATGACTGTTGAACCACACGAATCATACCCCTTCTCAGTGCATACATTGATATTATTAGCTCCGTTGCGTTACCAAAAGTTGCATTTAGAAGTCCTCCAACTGCAAAGTTACAGAAGAAAATTGACCTTTGAGTCAAGTATATGAAAATTACGTACGTACATCAATGATATGAAGAAATTACCTGTTGGCCCTGTATAGAAAGCCAGCTGCCTACATaaatggaaaaccaaaaaaacatCAATTATGAGAAGTGTAAATACTATAAACAGCTTTTTTAAGTTACATAAATCATCACCTTCAGCTTATTGTTCAAATACAAAGTTCCATGTCATCAACTTAATAGAGACCATAATTTAAAAGCTATACATTTTCCAAATTATCCATACAGCTAAATAGGAGCATGAATAAGTGTAAATGCATTGTAGCCCAAACTTCCATTTTATTGTCATTAATAGACACTAATtctgaaattttaaattaaacgGTGACAAGTCCTTTGCCAACAATAAATGCATTCCCCTTGATCCTAAATGTACGGCTCATACAAAGTACTGTA
This region includes:
- the LOC125877751 gene encoding vacuolar cation/proton exchanger 3-like isoform X1, with the protein product MAKDSQFSGGKSHLEMGSLEGRAVLQLEDENLVDSKHNDRRTSSMDATPQISVFDTDTDDVSCKCMWNSILRQMHIVLFSKKLNLLIPCGPLAMLVDTLTDHHGWIFFLSLLGIIPLAERLGWATEQLAFYTGPTVGGLLNATFGNATELIISMYALRRGMIRVVQQSLLGSILSNTLLVLGCAFFAGGIAHSTKDQLFDKGNAVMNSGLLLMAVMGLLFPAVLHFTHTELHFGKSELALSRFSSCVMLVAYGAYLFYQLTSQNSLYMPLAEEEGENDESLEEEEAPEISKWGSIIWLSILTLWIAVLSEYLVNAIEGASVAMSIPVAFISVILLPIVGNAAEHAGAVMFAVKDKLDISLGVAIGSSTQIAMFGIPFCVVVGWIMGRPMDLNFQLFETATLFMSVLVVAFMLQDGTSNYFKGLMLLLCYLIVAASFFVHIDPEAIQDKPKKT
- the LOC125877751 gene encoding vacuolar cation/proton exchanger 5-like isoform X2 produces the protein MEIFLFSQLSRIISGWLKIHNFQGENPILKQLAFYTGPTVGGLLNATFGNATELIISMYALRRGMIRVVQQSLLGSILSNTLLVLGCAFFAGGIAHSTKDQLFDKGNAVMNSGLLLMAVMGLLFPAVLHFTHTELHFGKSELALSRFSSCVMLVAYGAYLFYQLTSQNSLYMPLAEEEGENDESLEEEEAPEISKWGSIIWLSILTLWIAVLSEYLVNAIEGASVAMSIPVAFISVILLPIVGNAAEHAGAVMFAVKDKLDISLGVAIGSSTQIAMFGIPFCVVVGWIMGRPMDLNFQLFETATLFMSVLVVAFMLQDGTSNYFKGLMLLLCYLIVAASFFVHIDPEAIQDKPKKT